One region of Solidesulfovibrio fructosivorans JJ] genomic DNA includes:
- a CDS encoding HD-GYP domain-containing protein: protein MKATESEDTLPSPELKSYFPVKTLSLRPWGNGRFSVYVRKGPRLVLYASRGAAFSKEQLARLRSTGTPTVYIHQGELRHYENYLRESLGELLLDESIPLAERAEVWHESAVSLAKCVLEEKLPHSVSRARFEQIGKLVRQTVGFLHDPGAVKNVARLVSKGYQEYQHGLAVMVLTSLMLMDRKGISEDLLVKVGVGALLHDVGKLGLAEGLLDRRPDTWTPEEEIQFRSHPALGVGLCVGLPLPPETLHCILFHHEQEDGRGFPAGLPAAGIPPYVKALGVCNIYDALTRACVWRPAYPPFEALRKMEARKETLDKGMFKRLIMILADAEILKENEQPAKETTPAPEPEAASKPSASNG from the coding sequence ATGAAGGCGACCGAATCCGAAGACACCCTCCCCTCACCGGAACTCAAATCGTATTTCCCGGTAAAGACCCTCTCCCTGCGCCCCTGGGGCAACGGCCGGTTCTCCGTCTACGTGCGCAAGGGGCCCAGGCTCGTGCTCTACGCCTCACGCGGGGCCGCCTTCAGCAAGGAACAGCTGGCCCGGCTGCGGTCCACGGGCACGCCGACGGTCTATATCCACCAGGGCGAGCTGCGCCATTACGAGAACTACCTGCGCGAAAGCCTCGGCGAACTGCTCCTCGACGAATCCATTCCCCTGGCCGAGCGAGCCGAGGTCTGGCACGAGAGCGCCGTTTCCCTGGCCAAATGCGTGCTCGAAGAAAAGCTGCCCCATTCCGTAAGCCGGGCCCGGTTCGAACAGATCGGCAAGCTCGTGCGCCAGACCGTGGGCTTTTTGCACGACCCCGGCGCGGTGAAAAACGTGGCCCGGCTCGTGTCCAAGGGCTACCAGGAATACCAACACGGCCTGGCCGTCATGGTGCTCACCTCGCTTATGCTCATGGACCGAAAGGGCATAAGCGAAGACCTGCTCGTCAAGGTCGGCGTCGGGGCGCTGTTGCACGACGTGGGCAAGCTCGGGCTGGCGGAAGGGCTCCTCGATCGCCGGCCGGATACCTGGACGCCCGAGGAAGAAATCCAGTTCCGCTCCCACCCGGCGCTCGGCGTCGGCCTGTGTGTGGGCCTGCCCCTGCCGCCCGAAACCCTTCACTGCATCCTTTTCCACCACGAGCAGGAGGACGGCCGGGGCTTCCCCGCCGGGCTGCCCGCCGCCGGCATCCCGCCCTATGTCAAGGCGCTTGGCGTCTGCAACATCTATGACGCCCTGACCCGGGCCTGCGTCTGGCGCCCGGCCTATCCGCCCTTCGAAGCCCTGCGCAAGATGGAGGCCCGCAAGGAGACCCTGGACAAGGGCATGTTCAAACGCCTGATCATGATTCTGGCCGATGCGGAAATACTCAAGGAAAACGAGCAACCCGCCAAGGAAACGACACCGGCCCCGGAGCCCGAAGCCGCATCCAAGCCGTCGGCCTCCAACGGCTGA
- a CDS encoding rhamnosyltransferase WsaF family glycosyltransferase, whose amino-acid sequence MTASVPYDPDAFDDLLPPRARFAVRREPGPPRLNICLPHLHREHLFGGMASALALAAHLAPRYAAVRCLVLTPLPEASGRIDCGAALLRRPGEVVETVSLHDGAEIVFHPADVLLCPNWRTVLVWERAAALFAAAGMPPIPFYYFILDWEPGFYPMGLKHLAAEGTYRHGEYCQAVFHSRELYRFFAARNYAFDNPVVVRPSLDPLLRAVLGGLGGAIPARQGERINVLVYGRPGHHRNCFPALMAVIAAYAEAYGESQGRDVAFVSAGTPHEDVDFGHGTVLTSLGTLTMADYAAALLQSHVGMALMASPHPSYPPLEMACFGLETLTNAYPPAKDLSREHPRIRNIDPTDPKGAAEMLAQAIEAARARAGRETPIVFPKSVSPLDWSANFHRAGLPVLGGGEAAP is encoded by the coding sequence ATGACCGCATCCGTCCCTTACGATCCCGACGCCTTCGACGACCTGCTTCCCCCGCGCGCCCGCTTCGCCGTGCGCCGCGAGCCCGGGCCGCCGCGCCTGAATATCTGCCTGCCCCATCTGCACCGGGAACACCTGTTCGGCGGCATGGCCTCGGCCCTGGCCCTGGCCGCCCATCTGGCCCCCCGTTACGCGGCCGTGCGCTGCCTCGTGCTCACGCCCCTGCCGGAAGCCTCCGGGCGCATCGACTGCGGCGCGGCCCTGCTGCGCCGGCCCGGGGAAGTCGTCGAGACCGTATCCCTCCATGACGGCGCGGAAATCGTCTTTCACCCGGCCGACGTGCTCCTTTGCCCCAACTGGCGCACGGTGCTCGTCTGGGAGCGGGCGGCCGCGCTTTTCGCCGCCGCCGGCATGCCCCCCATCCCCTTCTACTATTTCATCCTGGACTGGGAGCCGGGCTTTTATCCCATGGGGCTCAAGCACCTGGCCGCGGAGGGGACCTACCGCCATGGGGAATATTGCCAGGCCGTCTTCCATTCCCGCGAGCTGTACCGCTTTTTCGCCGCCAGAAACTACGCCTTTGACAACCCCGTCGTGGTCAGGCCCTCCCTGGACCCGCTCCTGCGCGCCGTGCTCGGCGGCCTTGGCGGCGCTATTCCCGCAAGACAGGGCGAACGCATAAACGTGCTCGTCTACGGCCGGCCCGGACACCACCGCAACTGCTTCCCGGCGCTTATGGCCGTCATCGCCGCCTATGCCGAGGCCTATGGGGAAAGCCAGGGCCGGGATGTCGCCTTCGTAAGCGCCGGCACGCCCCACGAGGATGTGGATTTCGGCCACGGCACGGTGCTGACAAGCCTCGGCACCCTCACCATGGCCGACTACGCCGCCGCCCTGCTCCAAAGCCATGTCGGCATGGCGCTTATGGCCTCGCCCCACCCGTCCTATCCGCCCCTCGAAATGGCCTGCTTCGGCCTGGAAACGCTCACCAACGCCTACCCGCCGGCCAAGGACCTGTCCCGGGAACACCCCCGCATCCGCAACATCGACCCGACCGATCCGAAGGGAGCGGCGGAGATGCTGGCCCAGGCCATCGAGGCGGCCAGGGCGCGCGCCGGACGGGAAACGCCGATCGTCTTTCCGAAATCGGTCAGCCCGCTCGACTGGAGCGCCAATTTCCACCGGGCCGGTCTGCCCGTGCTTGGCGGAGGGGAGGCCGCGCCGTGA
- a CDS encoding glycosyltransferase family protein, whose translation MKRLAWLANGLFAASLGPCLAPHGWEVQARPVAGERFFTWDDLTAFFGFAPDALVYGDKSSAPFLLGLESYPCPTVFHCIDSHIHSWYPLYAQAFDLCCVSLGDHLPRFAAGRLDASRLLWSPPFAAPADVPREAAKTLDMVFVGKDDPALTPFRSALLARLRQRFAGFASRTGDFRAIFPTARLVLNIAEGGDMNYRLFEALGCGCALVTPRIGHGQDTLFTDGEDYFLYDQEDFEGLCALVDSLLADPARRRRVAASGLAKIDAGHRAEHRARAFADWFAAQPLDALVAGRLATTDVVHGRSLRPLYLHWAEALSGTPAARIYLDAAKGGRH comes from the coding sequence GTGAAGCGCCTGGCCTGGCTGGCCAACGGCCTGTTCGCCGCCTCCCTGGGGCCGTGTCTCGCGCCCCACGGCTGGGAGGTCCAGGCCCGGCCGGTGGCGGGGGAACGCTTTTTCACCTGGGACGACCTGACCGCGTTTTTCGGCTTCGCGCCCGACGCCCTGGTCTATGGCGACAAGAGCAGCGCGCCGTTTCTGCTGGGCCTCGAGTCCTATCCCTGTCCCACGGTCTTTCACTGCATCGATTCCCACATCCACTCCTGGTATCCGCTCTACGCCCAGGCTTTCGACCTGTGCTGCGTGAGCCTCGGCGACCATCTGCCGCGCTTCGCCGCCGGCCGTCTCGACGCCTCGCGGCTGTTGTGGTCCCCGCCTTTCGCCGCGCCGGCCGACGTCCCCCGCGAGGCGGCCAAGACCCTGGACATGGTGTTCGTGGGCAAGGACGACCCGGCGCTCACCCCGTTTCGAAGCGCCCTGCTGGCCCGATTGCGGCAGCGCTTTGCGGGTTTCGCCTCGCGCACGGGCGATTTCCGGGCCATTTTCCCCACAGCCCGGCTGGTGCTCAATATCGCCGAAGGCGGCGACATGAATTACCGCCTGTTCGAGGCGCTCGGCTGCGGCTGCGCGTTGGTGACGCCGCGCATCGGCCACGGCCAGGATACGCTTTTCACCGACGGGGAGGATTACTTCCTCTACGACCAGGAGGATTTCGAAGGATTGTGCGCCCTCGTCGACAGTCTGCTGGCCGATCCGGCGCGCCGCCGCCGCGTGGCCGCCTCGGGCCTGGCCAAAATCGACGCCGGCCATCGGGCCGAGCACCGCGCCCGGGCCTTTGCCGACTGGTTCGCGGCCCAGCCCCTGGACGCCCTTGTCGCCGGCCGTCTCGCCACGACGGACGTGGTGCACGGCCGCTCCCTGCGCCCGCTCTACCTCCACTGGGCCGAGGCCCTTTCCGGCACGCCGGCGGCGAGGATCTATCTGGACGCGGCCAAGGGCGGCCGGCACTAG
- a CDS encoding SDR family NAD(P)-dependent oxidoreductase — MKIALVTGGSRGLGKSMCLHLAEKGHDIVLTYLHKGAEADAVAATIRERGRKAAILPLDVSRADTFPAFADALGETLEKTWGRKDFDFLVNNAGYGVEAPFAETTEDQFDQMINVHLKAAFFLSQRLLPLLRDGGRIVNVSTGLARFSLPGYAAYSAAKGGIEVLTRYMAKELGPRHITVNAIAPGAIATDFGGGAVRDNPNVNAFIASQTALGRVGEADDIGAALAMLLDDGAGWITGQRIEISGGMFL, encoded by the coding sequence ATGAAAATCGCGCTTGTGACCGGCGGCAGCCGGGGACTCGGTAAAAGCATGTGCCTGCATCTGGCTGAAAAAGGGCACGATATCGTCCTGACCTACCTGCACAAGGGGGCCGAAGCCGACGCCGTGGCCGCCACCATCCGGGAACGCGGACGCAAGGCCGCCATCCTGCCCCTCGACGTCTCCCGGGCCGACACCTTCCCCGCCTTCGCCGACGCCCTCGGCGAAACCCTGGAAAAGACCTGGGGACGCAAGGACTTCGACTTCCTGGTCAACAACGCCGGCTACGGCGTCGAAGCCCCGTTTGCGGAAACCACCGAAGACCAGTTCGATCAGATGATAAACGTCCACCTCAAGGCGGCGTTCTTCCTCTCCCAGCGCCTGTTGCCGCTGCTTCGCGACGGCGGACGCATCGTCAACGTCTCCACCGGCCTGGCCCGGTTCTCCCTGCCCGGCTACGCGGCCTACTCCGCCGCCAAGGGCGGCATCGAGGTACTCACCCGCTACATGGCCAAGGAACTCGGACCGCGCCACATCACCGTCAACGCCATCGCTCCGGGAGCCATCGCCACGGATTTCGGCGGCGGCGCCGTGCGCGACAACCCCAACGTCAACGCCTTCATCGCCTCCCAGACCGCTCTCGGACGCGTCGGCGAGGCCGACGACATCGGCGCGGCCCTGGCAATGCTGCTCGACGACGGGGCCGGCTGGATCACCGGCCAGCGCATCGAAATCTCGGGCGGGATGTTTCTATAG
- the rnhA gene encoding ribonuclease HI has translation MNEEAKTPRQAVTIHTDGACLGNPGPGGYSAIWEIDGERVELCGGRKLTTNNRMELLAAIEALEALESPTDVTLITDSRYVHDAIEKRWLAGWQKRGWVNAEKKPVKNQDLWRRLIPLLKIHNIKFHWVRGHTGNPDNERCDVLAKKAANSRDLPVDEGYPG, from the coding sequence ATGAATGAAGAAGCGAAAACGCCGCGCCAGGCGGTGACCATCCACACCGACGGGGCCTGCCTGGGCAATCCCGGCCCCGGCGGCTACAGCGCCATCTGGGAGATCGACGGCGAACGCGTCGAACTGTGCGGCGGGCGCAAGCTCACCACCAATAACCGCATGGAACTTTTAGCCGCCATCGAGGCGCTGGAAGCCCTGGAAAGCCCGACCGACGTCACGCTCATCACCGACTCGCGCTACGTCCACGACGCCATCGAAAAGCGCTGGCTGGCCGGCTGGCAAAAACGCGGCTGGGTCAACGCCGAAAAAAAGCCGGTCAAAAACCAGGACCTCTGGCGTCGCCTCATCCCGCTGCTCAAAATCCACAATATCAAATTCCACTGGGTGCGCGGCCATACCGGCAACCCGGACAACGAACGCTGCGACGTGCTGGCCAAAAAAGCCGCCAATTCCAGAGATCTGCCCGTTGATGAAGGGTATCCGGGATAG
- a CDS encoding ABC transporter ATP-binding protein: MGGPAEKMIALSDVRLTLQSRAGRVNILRGVDLTAASGERLAVMGPSGAGKTSLLMLLAGLERATSGSVRVAGHDLSAMDEDALAAFRRENVGIVFQGFHLVPAMTALENAALPLDFAGRRDALDRAREALADVGLSDRLDHFPAELSGGEQQRVALARALAPRPRLLLADEPTGNLDSETGRRVMDLLFSLAAGTTLVLVTHDPGLAARCGRVARLRDGRMTDGAAA, translated from the coding sequence ATGGGTGGTCCGGCTGAAAAGATGATTGCGCTGTCCGATGTGCGCCTGACGTTACAAAGCCGGGCCGGCCGGGTCAACATCCTGCGCGGCGTGGATCTGACCGCCGCTTCGGGCGAGCGGTTGGCCGTCATGGGACCTTCGGGCGCGGGCAAAACTTCGCTTTTGATGCTCCTGGCCGGGCTGGAGCGGGCCACGTCGGGCTCGGTGCGCGTGGCCGGGCACGATCTTTCGGCCATGGACGAGGACGCGCTCGCCGCTTTTCGCCGGGAAAACGTGGGCATCGTCTTTCAAGGTTTTCATCTCGTGCCGGCCATGACGGCCCTGGAAAACGCGGCCTTGCCTCTTGATTTCGCCGGCCGTCGCGACGCTCTCGACCGGGCCCGGGAGGCGCTGGCGGACGTGGGGCTGTCCGACCGGCTGGACCACTTTCCGGCCGAGCTTTCCGGCGGCGAACAGCAGCGGGTGGCCTTGGCCCGCGCCTTGGCCCCACGGCCGCGACTGCTCCTTGCCGACGAGCCCACGGGCAACCTCGACAGCGAAACGGGGCGGCGGGTGATGGACCTGCTTTTTTCCCTGGCCGCCGGCACGACGCTGGTGCTCGTCACCCACGATCCGGGGCTGGCCGCGCGTTGCGGCCGGGTGGCGAGGCTGCGCGACGGACGCATGACAGACGGGGCGGCGGCCTAA
- a CDS encoding arylesterase gives MTSSATAADIRLAALGDSLTAGYGLPADDAFPAKLQAALKAKGHNVVIDNYGVSGDTTIGGLARLEGVMRTTPDGVILELGANDMLRGQDPEAAKANLNTILARLAKAGIPVLLCGMRSAKNYGADYAAAFDAVYPALAQKYDAVLYPFFLDGVTGHYGLTLADGLHPTAKGVDVIVERILPDVETFLKRVSVAKAAKAARADANP, from the coding sequence ATGACGTCTTCCGCCACGGCCGCCGACATCCGTCTGGCCGCCCTTGGCGACAGCCTGACCGCCGGCTACGGCCTGCCCGCCGACGACGCCTTTCCGGCCAAACTCCAGGCGGCGCTTAAGGCCAAGGGCCACAACGTCGTCATCGATAATTACGGCGTCTCGGGCGACACCACCATCGGCGGCCTGGCCCGCCTGGAGGGCGTCATGCGAACAACGCCCGACGGCGTCATCCTCGAACTCGGGGCCAACGACATGCTGCGCGGCCAGGATCCCGAGGCGGCCAAGGCGAACCTGAACACCATCCTGGCCCGGCTGGCCAAGGCCGGCATCCCGGTGCTCCTTTGCGGCATGCGCTCGGCCAAAAACTACGGCGCGGACTACGCCGCCGCCTTCGACGCCGTCTATCCGGCGCTGGCCCAAAAATACGACGCCGTGCTCTATCCCTTTTTCCTGGACGGCGTCACCGGCCATTACGGCCTGACCCTGGCCGACGGCCTGCACCCGACAGCCAAAGGCGTGGACGTCATCGTGGAGCGCATCCTGCCCGACGTCGAAACCTTCCTCAAACGCGTCAGCGTAGCCAAGGCCGCCAAGGCGGCCCGGGCCGACGCGAACCCGTAG
- a CDS encoding type III pantothenate kinase, translated as MPALLIDAGNTNIKFGLAERSGLGPSFALPTDHSATPDSLGLSLVTALSIHGVRPADVETAVASSVVPPLNPILAQAVSRYIGARLRFVSVDIPVPLKNLYGRPHEVGADRLVTAYAGRLAVSAPSVIVVDFGTATNFDCVRDDAFLGGLICPGMRTSLSGLVSKTAKLPHVALDPGDGALSIGRSTTDCINQGFVFGFADMVSGITARLMAHLGGETHVIATGGFAEKLAPICPAIRDVRPELLLEGLRQLWLGRDLDRARRDKRLP; from the coding sequence ATGCCCGCCCTGCTCATCGACGCCGGCAACACCAACATCAAGTTCGGCTTGGCCGAACGTTCGGGGCTGGGGCCGTCGTTCGCCCTGCCGACCGACCATTCGGCCACTCCGGACAGCCTGGGGCTTTCCCTGGTCACAGCCCTTTCCATCCACGGCGTGCGGCCGGCCGACGTGGAAACGGCCGTGGCCTCGAGCGTGGTGCCGCCGCTGAACCCCATTCTCGCCCAGGCCGTCTCGCGCTACATCGGGGCCCGGCTGCGCTTCGTGTCCGTCGACATCCCGGTGCCGCTCAAAAACCTCTACGGCCGGCCCCACGAAGTCGGCGCGGACCGTCTCGTCACGGCCTATGCCGGCCGGCTGGCCGTTTCCGCGCCCTCGGTCATCGTGGTCGACTTCGGCACGGCCACCAACTTCGACTGCGTGCGGGACGACGCCTTTCTCGGCGGGCTCATCTGCCCCGGCATGCGCACCTCGCTTTCCGGCCTCGTCAGCAAGACGGCCAAACTGCCGCATGTGGCCCTCGATCCGGGCGACGGCGCGCTTTCCATCGGCCGCTCCACCACCGATTGCATCAACCAGGGATTTGTGTTCGGCTTTGCCGACATGGTTTCGGGCATCACCGCCCGCCTGATGGCCCATCTGGGCGGCGAGACCCACGTCATCGCCACCGGCGGTTTCGCCGAGAAGCTCGCCCCCATCTGCCCGGCCATCCGCGACGTGCGCCCGGAACTGTTGCTCGAAGGATTGCGCCAACTCTGGCTCGGCCGGGACCTGGACCGGGCCAGGCGCGACAAACGCCTACCGTAG
- a CDS encoding tetratricopeptide repeat protein — protein sequence MLPEILGCYQSQKLERMGKAGAATRDFTQRINWLAMRLDAARILIFPLDDKTLPMPLQKTVTAEEFLAHFLPAPLIFKERLAPAALVLSRLLRDAGAAVDQNALPDPERALFTVILVALAAAGAPDDDATALAVLRQAGAGDPEGHGQKASINAFGIRLRKQKNYDIAAAYYQKALELAPRDERIMFNLARVLYEKGDLAACRDMLTQAVGIDADFVEAKKFLRYLKRRERRGDLRDFPDITI from the coding sequence ATGCTGCCGGAAATTCTCGGTTGCTACCAATCGCAAAAGCTCGAACGGATGGGCAAGGCCGGGGCCGCCACCCGCGACTTCACCCAGCGCATCAACTGGCTGGCCATGCGCCTGGACGCGGCCCGTATCCTCATCTTTCCCCTGGACGACAAGACCCTGCCCATGCCGTTGCAAAAAACCGTCACCGCGGAGGAATTCCTGGCCCACTTCCTGCCGGCCCCGCTCATCTTCAAGGAACGGCTGGCCCCGGCCGCCCTGGTGCTTTCGCGGCTTTTGCGCGACGCCGGCGCGGCGGTGGACCAAAACGCCCTGCCCGACCCCGAGCGGGCGCTTTTCACGGTCATCCTGGTGGCGCTGGCCGCCGCCGGCGCGCCCGACGACGACGCCACCGCCCTGGCCGTGCTGCGCCAGGCCGGAGCCGGCGACCCGGAGGGCCATGGCCAGAAAGCCTCCATCAACGCCTTCGGCATCCGCCTGCGCAAGCAGAAAAACTACGACATCGCCGCCGCCTACTACCAAAAGGCCCTGGAGCTGGCGCCGCGGGACGAACGGATCATGTTCAACCTGGCCCGGGTGCTCTACGAAAAGGGCGATCTGGCCGCCTGCCGCGACATGCTGACCCAGGCCGTGGGCATCGACGCGGACTTTGTCGAGGCGAAAAAATTCCTGCGTTATCTCAAGCGACGGGAGCGGCGCGGCGACCTCCGCGATTTTCCGGACATCACAATTTGA
- the eno gene encoding phosphopyruvate hydratase, whose protein sequence is MSTIAAVWAREILDSRGNPTVEVEVTLESGASGRAAVPSGASTGSREALELRDQDASRYGGKGVVKAVENVQGELAEAVIGMDALQQVAVDNLMIDTDGTENKSRLGANAILGVSLATARAAASFLGLPLYQYLGGVNAKVLPVPMMNIINGGMHAPNNLDIQEFMIVPLGARTFADALRMGAETFHTLKTILAADGHMTTVGDEGGFAPNLKDHDEAFKYIIKAIEEAGYRPGDEISLAIDPAASEFFKNGKYVLGSEKRTMSADEMVAYLSGFVDRYPIISIEDGLAESDWDGWKKLTVELGERIQLVGDDIFVTNPDILAEGIDQGVANSILIKLNQIGTVTETLDTIEMAKQAAYTTVVSHRSGETEDSFISDLAVAVNAGQIKSGSLSRSDRLSKYNQLLRIEEELEDMAIFYGPVMAGQWYEVADDEAE, encoded by the coding sequence ATGAGCACTATTGCCGCCGTCTGGGCCAGGGAAATCCTCGATTCCCGCGGCAATCCCACCGTCGAAGTGGAAGTCACCCTGGAATCCGGCGCCTCCGGCCGGGCCGCCGTACCCTCCGGAGCCTCCACCGGCTCGCGCGAGGCTCTGGAGCTGCGCGACCAGGACGCTTCCCGTTATGGCGGCAAGGGCGTCGTCAAGGCCGTGGAAAACGTCCAGGGCGAGCTGGCCGAGGCCGTCATCGGCATGGACGCCCTGCAGCAGGTGGCCGTCGACAACCTGATGATCGACACCGACGGCACGGAGAACAAGTCGCGCCTGGGCGCCAACGCCATCCTCGGCGTGTCCCTGGCCACCGCCCGCGCCGCCGCCTCCTTCCTCGGCCTGCCGCTGTACCAGTATCTCGGCGGCGTCAACGCCAAGGTGCTGCCCGTGCCGATGATGAACATCATCAACGGCGGCATGCACGCGCCCAACAACCTGGACATCCAGGAATTCATGATCGTGCCGCTCGGCGCGCGCACCTTCGCCGACGCCCTGCGCATGGGGGCCGAGACCTTCCACACCCTGAAAACCATCCTGGCCGCCGACGGGCACATGACCACCGTGGGTGACGAGGGCGGCTTCGCCCCCAATCTCAAGGACCACGACGAGGCCTTCAAGTACATCATCAAGGCCATCGAGGAAGCCGGCTACCGCCCGGGCGACGAGATTTCGCTGGCCATCGACCCCGCCGCCTCCGAGTTCTTCAAGAACGGCAAGTACGTCCTTGGCAGCGAAAAACGCACCATGAGCGCCGACGAGATGGTCGCCTACCTCTCGGGCTTCGTCGACCGCTACCCCATCATCTCCATCGAGGACGGCCTGGCCGAGAGCGACTGGGACGGCTGGAAGAAGCTCACCGTGGAACTCGGCGAACGCATCCAGCTCGTCGGCGACGACATCTTCGTCACCAACCCCGACATCCTGGCCGAGGGCATCGACCAGGGCGTGGCCAACTCCATCCTCATCAAGCTCAACCAGATCGGCACCGTGACCGAGACCCTGGACACCATCGAGATGGCCAAGCAGGCCGCTTACACCACGGTCGTTTCCCACCGCTCGGGCGAGACCGAGGACAGCTTCATTTCGGACCTGGCCGTGGCCGTCAACGCCGGCCAGATCAAGTCCGGATCGCTGTCGCGCTCCGACCGCCTGTCCAAGTACAACCAGCTCCTGCGCATCGAAGAGGAGCTCGAGGACATGGCCATCTTCTACGGCCCGGTCATGGCCGGCCAGTGGTACGAGGTCGCCGACGACGAAGCGGAGTAA
- the folD gene encoding bifunctional methylenetetrahydrofolate dehydrogenase/methenyltetrahydrofolate cyclohydrolase FolD, which produces MLLIDGKKVAAELRQKVKDDVDAIVREYGRAPHLAVILVGEDPASQIYVRYKEKACEEVGIVSRIWRLDGATGQCALEKLITELGASDDIDGILLQLPLPRGLDVGRCLSLVNPKKDVDGFHPENVGRLSIGLPGLKPCTPYGVIKLLEYYGLSPAGKNAVVVGRSNIVGKPMAMLLAAPTPFGNATVTVCHSRTADLGAACRQADLIVPAIGKAKLITREMVKPGAVIVDVGMNRLPDGKLCGDVDFEGVKDVVSAITPVPGGVGPMTIATLMSNTVEAFRWRREKPLCPVE; this is translated from the coding sequence ATGCTGCTTATCGACGGGAAAAAAGTCGCGGCCGAGCTGCGCCAGAAGGTCAAGGACGATGTGGACGCCATTGTCCGGGAATACGGCCGGGCGCCCCATCTGGCCGTCATCCTGGTCGGCGAGGACCCCGCCTCCCAGATCTACGTCCGCTACAAGGAAAAAGCCTGCGAGGAAGTGGGCATCGTGTCGCGCATCTGGCGCCTCGATGGCGCGACCGGCCAGTGCGCCCTGGAAAAGCTCATCACGGAACTGGGCGCCAGCGACGACATCGACGGCATTCTGCTCCAGCTTCCCCTGCCCCGGGGACTCGACGTGGGCCGCTGCCTGTCCCTGGTCAACCCCAAAAAGGACGTGGACGGCTTCCACCCGGAAAACGTCGGCCGCCTCTCCATCGGCCTGCCGGGACTCAAGCCCTGCACGCCGTACGGCGTCATCAAGCTGCTCGAATACTACGGCCTGTCCCCGGCCGGCAAAAACGCCGTGGTGGTCGGACGCAGCAACATCGTGGGCAAGCCCATGGCCATGCTGCTCGCCGCCCCGACGCCCTTCGGCAACGCCACGGTCACGGTCTGCCACTCGCGCACCGCGGACCTCGGCGCGGCCTGCCGGCAGGCCGACCTCATCGTGCCGGCCATCGGCAAGGCCAAGCTCATCACCCGGGAGATGGTCAAGCCCGGCGCGGTCATCGTGGACGTGGGCATGAACCGCCTGCCCGACGGGAAGCTCTGCGGCGACGTGGACTTCGAGGGGGTCAAGGACGTCGTTTCCGCCATCACCCCGGTGCCCGGCGGCGTGGGCCCCATGACCATCGCCACGCTCATGTCCAACACCGTGGAGGCGTTCCGCTGGCGGCGTGAAAAGCCGCTTTGCCCGGTGGAGTAG